The Kocuria flava nucleotide sequence CGCTCTCCAGCCCGAAACGGCCGCCGAACGCGGCCAGCCCGTTCTGCAGGGCCCCGAAGAAGGTGCCCATGGCGACCATGCCCAGCACCGGCAGCAGCACGAGCACCCGCTCGCGCGCGCTCATCGGGACCGGGGGCCCGGCCGCGGCACGGGCCGGGCCCGCCACGGCGCGGCCGGAGGGGTGCAGGGCGAAGGCCGGCACGAGCAGCAGCACGAGCAGCGCGGAGAGCACGAACGGCAGCCAGGGCGCGACGAGGGAGGCCAGCAGCCCCACCAGGGCGGGCCCCAGGACGAAGGTCAGCTCGTCCGCGGTCGACTCGTAGGACAGCGCCGTGTCGAGGGTCCGGCGGTCGGGGCCGGCCAGCGCCCGCCAGCGCACGCGCACGAGCGGGCCGACCGGCGGGCACGTCGCGCCCACGAGCAGGGCCGCCGCCACGACGGCCGGCAGCGCCGGCCCGCCCGGACCCAGGGGCACGTGGGCGGCGGCGAGCAGCAGGGCGGTGCTCACCGCGTGGAGCAGGGCCAGGACCAGCAGCACCGGCCGCTGGCCGGCCCGGTCGGCGAGGGCCCCGGCCAGCGGCCCGCCGGCGGCGGCGCCGATCCCCACGGCCCCGGCGGCCAGCCCTCCGGCGGCGTAGGACCCGGTGACGGCGGTGGCCAGGGTCAGGGTGCCGACGGTGACCATCGCCATGGGCAGGCGGGCCAGCAGGGCCAGCGGGAGGAAGCCGAGGCCGGTCAGCCGCACGAGCCGGGTCCACGGCCCGCCGTCCGCGGCGGGCCGTGCGGATGCGGCGGCGGGGCCGGCCGCGGTGCCGGGGGACGCGGCCGGGCCGGGCACGGCGGGCGCGGGCACGGCGGGCGCGGGCACGGCGGTGAGGGGGCCGGTCGAGGGGTGGGCGGGGGGTGCGGTGGTCACGGGTCTCCTGAGCAGCTGCGCACCGTCCCGCCTCCCGGTGCGCCCGACCCGGACACGCCCGCTAGTCTACCGGCCCCCGCGCCGGCACGCGGGTGATCTCCACCGCACCCGTGGCCGAGGAGGCGTGGAGGCAGGGCCGGTCGGCGGGGGCCGCGGCGCAGACCGCGGCCGCCGGCCGGGCGGTTCCGCCCCGCTCCGCACCGGGCACGGCGGGGGTCCACCAGTCGGCCTCCGGCACCGTCGCCTCGACGGAGCCCGCGCCGGCCGTCAGGGACGTGCGCCGGGGCGCCTCGCCCACGAGCCGGACCTCGGTGGAGCCGACCTCGGTGTGCACGTCCAGGTCCTCGCGCACCCGCAGCCCGTCGAGCTCGACCGACCCGACGTCGGAGGCCGCCCACAGGGAGCGGGCGCTGCCGGAGGCCTCGACCACCCCGGCGTCGGTCTCGAGGCGCACGTCGCCGAAGTCGCCCTCGAGGCTCAGGACGCCGGCGTCCGAGGACAGCCGCAGGTCCACGGGCCCGTCCCCGGAGGGGACGGTCACGCGCACGTGCATCCCGCCGCCGGCACCGGGCCAGGAGCTGCCCGGGAGGGCGTCGATGCTCAGCCGCCCGTCCGCGACGCGGGGCTCGGGGGCGCTCTCGAGCCGGATCCCGGCGTAGACGGACTCCACGCGCAGGTCGGGCACGTCGGCCGTGGCGACCTCGACCACGGCCGAGCGGCCGTCGACCACGACCGTGTCCACGGGCTCGGTCACCGTGGTCGCGACCCGGTGCTCCTGGACGGACAGGGCGGCGGCCGCGACCGCGCCGCCGCTGCCCAGCAGGGCCAGGGCGCCGAGGCCGCCGAGCACGGCGGTGGGCACGAGCCAGGCGGCGCGCTCGCCGCTGCCGGGGACGGACCGGGGGCTGGGGTGGGTGGTCATGGCCGGAACTCCTGACGGGTCGGACGGGTCGGGCGGGCCCCGGGGGACGCCGCCCCCGGAGGTGCCGCCCCGGGATCGGGGTAGCCGAGGTAGCGCAGCACCGCGCGGACGCGGCGGTTGCCGCCGTCCTCGTGGGCGAGGCCGAGCTTGGTGAACACGGAGCGGATGTTCTTCTCGACCGAGGACTCGGTGAGGAACAGGTTCGCCGCGATCGAGGCGTTGGACAGGCCCTGGGCCATGAGCCCGAGCACCTCGTGCTCCCGCGGGGAGAGCAGCTCCAGGTCCTGGCGGTGCCGGGAGCGCACGAGCAGCTGGGCGACGACCTCGGGGTCGAGGACGGTGCCGCCGGCGCCGACGGTCTCCACGGACTCGAGGAACTGCTCGACGTCGGCCACGCGGTCCTTGAGCAGGTAGCCGAGCCCGTCCCGGCGGGAGGCGATGAGCTCCGCGGCGTAGCGCTCCTCGACGTACTGGGAGAGCACGAGCACGGCGATGCCGGGGTGCTGGGCGCGCAGCAGGACCGCGGCGCGGATGCCCTCGTCGGTGAAGGTCGGGGGCAGGCGCACGTCGACGAGCGCGAAGTCGGGGGCGTGCTGCTCCACGGCCCGCAGGAGGTCCTCGGCCGTGTCGACGTCGGCGACCACCTCGTGCCCGGCCTCGGTGAGCAGGCGCACGAGCCCGGCGCGCAGCAGGACGGCGTCCTCGGCGACGACCACGCGCATCAGGACCGCCCCCCGGTGCTGCCGGCCGGCAGCTCGACGCCCAGGACGGTGGGCCCTCCGGCGGGGGAGTCGAGGGTGAACCGCCCGCCGGCGGAGCGGACGCGGTCGGCGATCCCCGACAGGCCGCCGCCGGGCACGACCACGGCACCGCCGCGGCCGTCGTCGAGGACCCGGGCGAGGACCCGGTCCGCGCCGGGGTGCTCGCCGCTCTGGAGGGAGACCTCGACGGAGACCCCGGTGGCCCCGGCGTGCTTGACCACGTTGGCCAGCCCCTCGGCGACCGCGAAGTACACGGCGGCCTCCGTCTCGGGGGCCAGGCGGGGCACGCGCACGTCCACGGCGACGGGCACGGGGGACTGGGCGGCCACGGCCGACAGCGCCGCGTCCAGGCCCCGGTCCTCCAGCACCGCGGGGTGGAAGCCGCGGGCCAGCCGGCGCAGCTCGGCGATGGCGGCCTTCGTGGTCGCGTGGGCCTCGCCGATCAGCTCCTTCGCGGCGGCGGGGTCGTCGTCGATCCGGCGCCGGGCCATGGAGAGGTTCATCGCGACGGCGACCAGCTGCGGCTGCACGCCGTCGTGCAGGTCCCGCTCGATCCGGGAGCGCTCGGTGCGCGCCCCGCGCACGGCGGTCTCGCGGGCGGCGGCCGCCTCGGCGGCCCGCCGGCGAAGCTCCGCGGCCTCGTCCACGCGCAGCAGCAGCCGGGACAGGCCCCGGTGGGCGGCCGCGCACAGGCCGACGACGACGAGGCCGGTCAGCGCGATCGTGCTCCCGGCGAGGACGACGGCCCAGCCGGGCCAGGCGCCGGGCCCGCCGGCCGGCCACACGGGGTTCCCGGGCGCCGCGTAGAGGGGGGCGAGGGCCAGGGCGAGCGCCGCGCCGGTGCCGGCGAGGGCGCCCACGACCGCCCAGCCGAGGGCGGTCGTGAGGACCAGGTGCAGCAGCCCGGTCCACAGCGGGGCCTCGGAGACGTCGAGCCACAGCTGGTGGAGCAGCCGCCAGCCGTCGGTGCGCGGCGAGCGCCGCCGGTGCGGGGCGGGCAGCACGAGGCCGAAGGCGGCCTGGGTGCGGCGGCGCTCGACCCACACCGCGGCGCGGGCGGCGTAGACGGCGGCCGCGAGGGGCACCACGCCGACCACGACCGGCAGGGCGGCGACGCCGGAGGTGACCAGGGCCAGGAGCATGCCCAGCCACAGGGTGCCCAGCGCGGCGTCGACCACGAGGTCGGCGGACCCGGCGAGGAGGGTCCGCGGGGACCAGGGGCCCCAGCCCGGCAGGGCGCCGGGGGCCGCACCGTCCGCGGCGGCGGGGGCGCCGGCCGCCCGGGCGGCGGCGGGGTGGGATCCCGCGGGACGGGGACCGGGGGAACGGGAGTCGTCGTGGCCGGGGGCGGTGTCGGAGGGCGCCGGGCGCCCGCCCTCGTGCTGCCAGGGCACCGGTGGCAGGGGCCGGGTCTCGTGCGGTGTGCTCATGGCCACCACGCTACGGTCGCGGGCGGCCCGCCGACTGCGACGCTGCCCGCCCGGTGCGGGTGCGGATATCCGCACCCGCACCGGGCGGGCCGCCGCCGGGCAGCCCGCCCGGCGACACGCGGCGGCGGCCGGGCGGGCGGGTGTTGACGCAGCTCACATCCCGTCCCTACGGTCGCACCGTGGCCCGGGAGCCGTGCGCCCCGGGCCCCGCCGCCCGAGCCGAGGAGCCCGCCCATGACCACCACCCCGCCGGCCCGTCCCGTGCCCGAGGCCCTGGCCGGGCTGCCGGGCTTCACCCGGGACCCCGCCGAGCTCGAGCGGGTCCGCACCGACCGCTCCGGCTACGTCCCGCCCACGCGCCCCGCCGGCCTCGTGCGGGCCCGCACCGTCGAGGACGTGGTGCGGACGCTGCGCGCCGCCCACGAGCACCGCGTCCCGGTCGTGCCCCGCGGGGCCGGCACGGGCCTGGCGGCCGGGGCCTCGGCCCGCGAGGGCGAGATCGTCCTGGACCTGCACCGGATGAACCGGATCCTGCGCATCGACCCGGTCGAGCAGATCGCCGTGGTGGAGCCGGGGGTGCTCAACGCCGACCTCAACGCGGCCGCCGCCGAGCACGGGCTGTTCTACGCCCCGGACCCGGCCAGCACGTCGATCTGCTCCGTCGGGGGCAACATCGCGACCAACGCCGGCGGGATGCGCTGCGCCAAGTACGGGGTGACCCGTGAGGCGGTGCTCGCGCTGACGGTCGTCCTCGCCGACGGCCGGGTGCTCACCACCGGGGCCGGGACCGTCAAGGCCGTCACCGGCTACGACCTCAAGGCGCTGTTCACCGGCTCGGAGGGCACCCTGGGCGTCGTCGTCGAGGCCGTTCTGCGCCTGCGCCCGGCGCCCGTGGCCACGGCGACCGTCGCGGCCTGGTTCCGCGACGTGGGCAGCGCGGCGGCCGCGGCCTCCGCGGTCATCGCGGCGCGGGCGACCCCGTCGGTGCTCGAGCTCGTCGACGGCCCCACCCTGGGGGCGATCGACCTGGCCACGGGCAGCGCCCACCGCAGCCGCGGCGAGGCCTTCCTGCTCGCCCAGACCGACGGCTTCGGGGCGGAGCTCGAGCGGGACGTGGTGCTGCGGGCGATCGAGCCCTTCGCCGAGTCCGTGCTCGTCGCCGACGACCCGGCGGAGGCGGAGGCGCTCGTGCAGGCCCGCCGCAGCGCCATCCCCTCGCTCGAGGCCCTCGGGCGGGTCTCGATCGGGGACGTCGGGGTGCCGCGCCACCGGCTCGCGGAGATGGTCACCGGGCTGCGGCGGATCGCGGAGGAGACCGGCGTGGAGATCTGCACGGTCGCCCACGCGGCGGACGGCAACCTGCACCCCATGATCGTCGTGGACCGGGACGAGCCGATCACCGAGGGCCCGCCCAAGCTCGCCCTGGGCCGGATGTTCGAGCTCGCCCGCAGCCTCGGCGGCACCCTGACCGGCGAGCACGGGGTGGGGCTGCTCAAGCAGGACTGGTTCACCGCCGAGGTCGGGGAGCTCTCCCGCGAGGTCCAGCACCGGATCAAGCAGGCCCTGGACCCCCACGGCATCCTCAACCCCGGCAAGGCCGTCTGAGCCGGTCCCGCCGGGCTCACTCGTGGCGCAGGGCCTCGATCGGGTCCTTGCGCGCGGCCCGGACGGCGGGCAGGGTCCCGGCGAGGAACGCGATGCCCACGACCGCCGCGACGATCAGCAGCACCCGGTCGCCCTCGAAGGCGAACAGCGACAGCCCGGGCAGCCGGGCCAGCGGCCCCGCGGCCAGGGCGTCGCTCGCCGCGGTGCCGGCCAGGACGCCGGCCGCGGCGCCGGCGACCGCCCCCAGGAACCCGATCACCACGGCCTCGAGGGAGAACAGCCCGAAGACCTTGTGCCCGCCCATGCCCACGGCCTTCATCAGCCCGATCTCCCGGGTGCGCTCCTGCACGGACATCAGCAGCGTGTTCACGATGCCGAGACCGGCGGCGAGCAGCGCCACGACCGCCGAGGTGTTGAGGATCCACACGATCCCGTTGATCACGGCCCGGAACATCCCGAGCTTGTCCTCGACCGTGGAGGCGACCATGCCCTCGTCCTCCAGCCGGTCCTGGACCGCCCCGATCCGGTCGAGGTCCGGGACGCTGACCGTGGCCATGAGGTAGCTCTCCGGCACGGGCTGCGGGCCCCCGGAGACCTGGTGGGCGTGCAGCCGCTCGTTGAAGGACGCCGAGGGAATGGGGTTCAGGGCCGTCCCCGCGAGGCTGGCCTGGGTCACCCCCGAGACGGTCGCCGGGAAGGCCCGGGGCCGGCCCGCGACGTCCTCCATCACGACCTCCACGCGCGCCCCGACCGCCTCCTGCGGGGAGGCGAAGCCGAGGCCCGCCACCCAGCTGCCGGGCAGGGACAGCTCGTCGCGGCCCGGGTCCGGGGCCCGGCCGGCCACGAGCCGCAGCCCCTCGACGTCGACCGGGATGCCCAGGGGCAGCTGGAAGCGCTCCCCGCCGGGGGTCTCCAGCCAGCTGGGCGTCACCGAGTACATGGGCTCCACGGAGGCCACGTGCTCGAGGCCCTCCAGCAGTGCCACGTCCCCGGGGGTCAGCCCCTCGAAGGAGACCCCCAGCCCCGTCTGCACCCGGGAGGACCCCGGTTCCCAGGGCCGCGGCCCCGAGCCGGAGGAGAGCTCGACGAGCGGGTGGGAGCGCTGGACGTAGAGCGTGTCCGGGGTGCCGAAGGCCGCGACCGTCTCGTCGATGTAGCGGTTGACGCCGGTGCCCATCCCCGAGGTGAGGGTCAGGGCGAGGGCGCCGATGAACACCGCGAGGACGGTCAGGCCCGCCCGCAGCCCCGCGCGGCGCGTGTTGGCCACGGCCGCGCGCAGCAGGTCCGCCCACGTCATCGCACGGCCCCCGCGGGGTGGACGTCCCCGCGCGGGAGCACGTCCGCCGCGAGCAGCGGCACGCGCGCCGGCGGGCCGGCGACCAGACCGTCGCGCAGGTGCACCCGGCGGTCGCAGCGGGCGGCCAGGGCGTCGTCGTGGGTGACGACCACGAGCGTGATGCCGCGCTCGCGCTGGAGGCCGAGGAGGGTGTCCTCGACCACCGCCCCGGTGGCCGAGTCGAGGTTGCCCGTGGGCTCGTCGGCGAAGACCACGAGGGGGTCGTTGACCAGGGCGCGGGCGATCGCCACGCGCTGCTTCTGCCCGCCGGAGAGGTCGGTGGCGCGGCTGGCGGCCTTCCCGGCCAGCTCGAGCCGCTCCAGGACCTCGAGGCCGCGGCGGCGGCGCTCGGCCCGGCGCACCCCGGCGATGGTCAGCGGCAGCACGACGTTCTCGAGCACGGACTGGTGCGGGGTGAGGAAGAACTGCTGGAAGACGAAGCCGAACGCGGTGTTGCGCACCCGGTCGACCTCCCGCGCCGACAGCGACGCCGCGGGGCGGCCCTCGACCGCCACGGTCCCGGAGGTCGGGGCGTCGAGCAGGGCCAGCAGGTGCATCAGGGTGGACTTCCCGGAGCCCGACCGGCCCACGACGGCGACCGACTCCCCGCGCCCGATCCGCAGGCTCACCCCGCGCAGGGCCTCGACCCGGTCGGCGCCGCGGCCGTAGGCCCGCACCAGGTTCTCGGCCTCCAGCACCGCGCAGCTCATCCTCGCGTCCCCCTCGTCGCCCGGCCGGCACCGCCGGCGGCACCGCGCGGCCGGCGGCCCGCCCCGGGCGGTGCCGCCGGTCGGTCCGCGCGGACGGGGCTCCCCGCACCCCGGGGACCATCATGTGCACGCGCACAGCGCGGGCGGAACCTGTGACGCGCCGCCACTAGAGGGGACAGACCCGGCCGGGGCGGCGCTGACGACCTGTCGCAAACCCCCTGTCGGGCCCGTCCCTAGACTGGAGGGGTGCAGGCATGGCTCGAGTCCCTCCCCCTCGGCGCCGGCATCGCCTTCTTCTGGCTCGTGGCCGTCGTGCGGACCACGGTCGTCTACGCGCTCGGCCGGGCGGCCGCCCGCGGCGGGCGGCGCGTGGCCGCGGTGCGGCGCGCCACGGACGGGCCCGTCTACCGGCGGGCCGAGCGGCTCGTGCACCGGTGGGGCGTGCTCGCCGTCCCGGCCTGCTTCCTGACGGTCGGGCTGCAGACCGCCGTCATCCTCACCACCGCCCTCACGCGCATGCCGCTGTCCCGGTGGGTACCGGCGATGCTCGTGGGCACCTTCGTGTGGGGCGTGGTCTACGGCACGGTGGGGATGGCCGTGGTCTGGGCGTTCCTGCGCCGGCCCGGGGTCGCGGTGGCCGCCGTCGCCGTCGTGGTCCTGGCCGCCGCCGTGCACGCGGCCCTCCGGGCGGGGCGCCGCCCGGCGCGCGAGCACGCCGGCCCGCAGGCCTGAACGGGCCGGGGGCGCGCGGACCGCCCCCGGGGCGGTCTCACTCCTGCCGCTCGACCTCGGCGGCGTCCGCGGCCCGCACGGAGGACCCGCCCGCCACGTCGGAGAGCTCGTCGCCGAGGTCCCCTCGACGTCGGTGCCCGGCCCGCGCTCAGATCCGCAGGTGGACCAGGGACGGGCCCGTCAGCGTGAGCGCGAGGGCGACCTTCTCGGCCAGGTCCTCCTGCGTGGCCTCGAGGCCCGTGGCGCCGAAGGCCTCGGCCAGCGCCGGCCAGTCCGGCTGGCGCAGGTCCACGGCGAGCGGGTCGATGTCCCGGTCGACCATGTTCTGCCGGATCTCCCCGTAGCCGCCGTTGTCCACGCACACGATCGGCAGGTCCAGGCCCAGCTCCACGGCGGTCATCAGCTCCTGGACCGAGAACATCAGCGCGCCGTCGCCCACGAGGCACAGCACGGGCCGGTCCGGTGCGGCGAGCTTCGCCCCGATCGAGGCGGGCAGCCCGTAGCCCAGGGTCGCGTACGTGCCCATGTACAGCAGCGAGTGCGGCAGCTGCGCGCGGAAGAACGTGGTCGAGCCCAGGTAGGTGACCTGCGAGGAGTCCCCGCCGATGATCGTGTCCTCCGGGACCACGGACATGATCGTCTCGTTGAGGGCGGCGAGCTCGGGGGCGGTGCGCCGGCCCTCGTCGTCGAGCCGGGCGAAGACCTCGGTGAGGTCGCGGGCGGGGCGCGGGGGCAGCGGACCGATCGCCTCGAGGAGCTGCGGGACCACGGCCGCGGAGTGGCCGGGCAGCTCGATGTCCGGGTCGAGGTTGCACAGCATCTGCTCGCGCGCGATGTCCACGCGCACCACCGGCCCGTCCGGGACGACGTCCCCGCCCCACAGCTCGGCCTCGCCCACCTTGGAGCCGATCACCAGCAGCGCGTCGGCCGAGCGCAGGAACTCGTGGGCCGTGGACAGCCTCAGGTCCGCGCCCAGGGACAGCCGGTGCCGCTCCGGGATCGCGCCCTTGCCGTTGGTCGTGGTGATCACCGGGGCCTCGAGCAGCTCGGCGAGCTCGAGCAGCCGTGCCCCGGCGGGCAGGGAGCCGCCGCCGGCCAGGATCACGGGGCGGCGGGCCGCACGCAGCACCTCGGCGGCCCGGCGCACGTCGTCGGCCGGGGCCGGCTGCGGGGCGCCCAGCGGCCGCGGGGCCACCTGCCGGTCGGTGTACTCCAGCTCCGCCTCGAGGACGTCCAGCGGGATCTCGATGTGCACCGGCCGGGGCCGGGAGTGGGTGAAGTCCCGGAAGGCGTCGTGGACCATGGTCACCGCCTCGGCGCCGCTGGTCACCCGGCGGGAGCGGCCCACGATCGCGTCCACGGCGGCGGAGGGGTTCTTCGTCTCGTGCAGCGAGCCGATGTCCCGGAAGTCGTGGCCCAGCGGCCGGCCCGGGGAGAGCAGGATCATCGGCCGCGACTCGGCGTAGGCGGTCGCCGCCCCGGACAGGGAGTTGAGCAGGCCCGGCCCGGAGGTGGTGATCACGACCCCCGGCAGCCCGGAGACCTGGCTCCAGCCGTCGGCGCCGTACGCGGCGCCCTGCTCGTGGCGGGTCGTGACCGCCCGGATCCCGAGCTCGCGCAGGGGACGGTAGAACTCGAGGGAGTGGGTCCCCGGGATCCCGAAGACGGTGTCGACCCCGTAGCCGCGCAGGGTCTCCAGGACGGCGCGGGCGGTCGTGCGGCGGGCGCTCACGGGCGGGCCTCCGCACCCGCGGGGGCGGCCGGGGCGGTGTGCCTGCGCCCCCGGGCGGCTGCTCCGGCGGGGAGGGGGAGGACCGGTGGGGCGCTCATCGGCTTCACGTCCTTCTCCGGGAGCGAGCCGCGGCCCCGGACTGCTCGTCCTGTTTTCCAGGGATCAACAAAAGTTTCCCCCAGCGTATGATGCGGATCACGTTCTGGGAACGGTGCCGGTGGCCGGCCGCCGGCGGGGAAAGGGGGTGGCGCGGTGAAGGCCCTGCCGATCGAGAGCTCCGAGGCCGCGGTCCGGGTCGGCGCCCGGCTGCGCAGCCACCGCCTGCGGGCCCGCATGACCATCGACCAGCTGGCCTCCGCCGCCGGGCTGACCAAGGGCTTCGTCAGCCGCGTCGAGCGGGACCTGACCTCCCCGTCCGTGGACTCCCTCGTGCGCATGTGCCGGGTGCTGCGCCTCGAGGTCGGGGAGCTGTTCGCCGGGCCCGCGGAGGTCGAGCTCGTGCGCCTCGCCGACGCCCCGCACGTGGACCTCGGCGGTGAGGGGATCGAGGAGCAGCTGATCACCCCCGCCGGCCGGCGCCGCGTGCAGGTGCTGCGCGCCCGGGTGGCCCCCGGCGGCCGCGGCGAGGAGGCCATGTACACCATGGACTGCGAGACGGAGGTCCTGCACCTGATCAGCGGGTGCTTCCGGCTCCACGTCCCGGGCCGCACCCACGACCTCGCGGCCGGGGACACCGTGACGATGCCCGGCTCGGAGCCCCACACCTGGGAGAACCCCGGCGACGAGGACGCCGTGCTGCTGTGGATCCTCGGCACCTGACCCGACCCGCCCGACCCCGCCCGGGGCCCCGTGCCCCGGCCCGCCCCGAGAGGACCCCTCGCATGGACCACGACCGCACCACCGCCACGACCCCGGAGGGCACCCCCGTGCTCGGGCCCGTCGACGCCGCCCGCACCCCCCGGTGGGTCGGGCC carries:
- a CDS encoding MFS transporter, with amino-acid sequence MTTAPPAHPSTGPLTAVPAPAVPAPAVPGPAASPGTAAGPAAASARPAADGGPWTRLVRLTGLGFLPLALLARLPMAMVTVGTLTLATAVTGSYAAGGLAAGAVGIGAAAGGPLAGALADRAGQRPVLLVLALLHAVSTALLLAAAHVPLGPGGPALPAVVAAALLVGATCPPVGPLVRVRWRALAGPDRRTLDTALSYESTADELTFVLGPALVGLLASLVAPWLPFVLSALLVLLLVPAFALHPSGRAVAGPARAAAGPPVPMSARERVLVLLPVLGMVAMGTFFGALQNGLAAFGGRFGLESAAGLLYAVLGLSSAAAALSVAWWPQRLRPGARWVGSAAAMAGLSLLLLAPATVPAMVVALLVAGIPVGPVMVTIFTVGGDAARPERQGTVMTLLAGGVVLGTALGAALAGSLAELAGPDGAFAAAIGAAAAMVLVSGASALLTRSRR
- a CDS encoding response regulator transcription factor, which gives rise to MRVVVAEDAVLLRAGLVRLLTEAGHEVVADVDTAEDLLRAVEQHAPDFALVDVRLPPTFTDEGIRAAVLLRAQHPGIAVLVLSQYVEERYAAELIASRRDGLGYLLKDRVADVEQFLESVETVGAGGTVLDPEVVAQLLVRSRHRQDLELLSPREHEVLGLMAQGLSNASIAANLFLTESSVEKNIRSVFTKLGLAHEDGGNRRVRAVLRYLGYPDPGAAPPGAASPGARPTRPTRQEFRP
- a CDS encoding sensor histidine kinase yields the protein MSTPHETRPLPPVPWQHEGGRPAPSDTAPGHDDSRSPGPRPAGSHPAAARAAGAPAAADGAAPGALPGWGPWSPRTLLAGSADLVVDAALGTLWLGMLLALVTSGVAALPVVVGVVPLAAAVYAARAAVWVERRRTQAAFGLVLPAPHRRRSPRTDGWRLLHQLWLDVSEAPLWTGLLHLVLTTALGWAVVGALAGTGAALALALAPLYAAPGNPVWPAGGPGAWPGWAVVLAGSTIALTGLVVVGLCAAAHRGLSRLLLRVDEAAELRRRAAEAAAARETAVRGARTERSRIERDLHDGVQPQLVAVAMNLSMARRRIDDDPAAAKELIGEAHATTKAAIAELRRLARGFHPAVLEDRGLDAALSAVAAQSPVPVAVDVRVPRLAPETEAAVYFAVAEGLANVVKHAGATGVSVEVSLQSGEHPGADRVLARVLDDGRGGAVVVPGGGLSGIADRVRSAGGRFTLDSPAGGPTVLGVELPAGSTGGRS
- a CDS encoding FAD-binding oxidoreductase, with protein sequence MTTTPPARPVPEALAGLPGFTRDPAELERVRTDRSGYVPPTRPAGLVRARTVEDVVRTLRAAHEHRVPVVPRGAGTGLAAGASAREGEIVLDLHRMNRILRIDPVEQIAVVEPGVLNADLNAAAAEHGLFYAPDPASTSICSVGGNIATNAGGMRCAKYGVTREAVLALTVVLADGRVLTTGAGTVKAVTGYDLKALFTGSEGTLGVVVEAVLRLRPAPVATATVAAWFRDVGSAAAAASAVIAARATPSVLELVDGPTLGAIDLATGSAHRSRGEAFLLAQTDGFGAELERDVVLRAIEPFAESVLVADDPAEAEALVQARRSAIPSLEALGRVSIGDVGVPRHRLAEMVTGLRRIAEETGVEICTVAHAADGNLHPMIVVDRDEPITEGPPKLALGRMFELARSLGGTLTGEHGVGLLKQDWFTAEVGELSREVQHRIKQALDPHGILNPGKAV
- a CDS encoding ABC transporter permease, which gives rise to MTWADLLRAAVANTRRAGLRAGLTVLAVFIGALALTLTSGMGTGVNRYIDETVAAFGTPDTLYVQRSHPLVELSSGSGPRPWEPGSSRVQTGLGVSFEGLTPGDVALLEGLEHVASVEPMYSVTPSWLETPGGERFQLPLGIPVDVEGLRLVAGRAPDPGRDELSLPGSWVAGLGFASPQEAVGARVEVVMEDVAGRPRAFPATVSGVTQASLAGTALNPIPSASFNERLHAHQVSGGPQPVPESYLMATVSVPDLDRIGAVQDRLEDEGMVASTVEDKLGMFRAVINGIVWILNTSAVVALLAAGLGIVNTLLMSVQERTREIGLMKAVGMGGHKVFGLFSLEAVVIGFLGAVAGAAAGVLAGTAASDALAAGPLARLPGLSLFAFEGDRVLLIVAAVVGIAFLAGTLPAVRAARKDPIEALRHE
- a CDS encoding ABC transporter ATP-binding protein, whose translation is MSCAVLEAENLVRAYGRGADRVEALRGVSLRIGRGESVAVVGRSGSGKSTLMHLLALLDAPTSGTVAVEGRPAASLSAREVDRVRNTAFGFVFQQFFLTPHQSVLENVVLPLTIAGVRRAERRRRGLEVLERLELAGKAASRATDLSGGQKQRVAIARALVNDPLVVFADEPTGNLDSATGAVVEDTLLGLQRERGITLVVVTHDDALAARCDRRVHLRDGLVAGPPARVPLLAADVLPRGDVHPAGAVR
- a CDS encoding thiamine pyrophosphate-binding protein; amino-acid sequence: MSARRTTARAVLETLRGYGVDTVFGIPGTHSLEFYRPLRELGIRAVTTRHEQGAAYGADGWSQVSGLPGVVITTSGPGLLNSLSGAATAYAESRPMILLSPGRPLGHDFRDIGSLHETKNPSAAVDAIVGRSRRVTSGAEAVTMVHDAFRDFTHSRPRPVHIEIPLDVLEAELEYTDRQVAPRPLGAPQPAPADDVRRAAEVLRAARRPVILAGGGSLPAGARLLELAELLEAPVITTTNGKGAIPERHRLSLGADLRLSTAHEFLRSADALLVIGSKVGEAELWGGDVVPDGPVVRVDIAREQMLCNLDPDIELPGHSAAVVPQLLEAIGPLPPRPARDLTEVFARLDDEGRRTAPELAALNETIMSVVPEDTIIGGDSSQVTYLGSTTFFRAQLPHSLLYMGTYATLGYGLPASIGAKLAAPDRPVLCLVGDGALMFSVQELMTAVELGLDLPIVCVDNGGYGEIRQNMVDRDIDPLAVDLRQPDWPALAEAFGATGLEATQEDLAEKVALALTLTGPSLVHLRI
- a CDS encoding helix-turn-helix domain-containing protein, with protein sequence MKALPIESSEAAVRVGARLRSHRLRARMTIDQLASAAGLTKGFVSRVERDLTSPSVDSLVRMCRVLRLEVGELFAGPAEVELVRLADAPHVDLGGEGIEEQLITPAGRRRVQVLRARVAPGGRGEEAMYTMDCETEVLHLISGCFRLHVPGRTHDLAAGDTVTMPGSEPHTWENPGDEDAVLLWILGT